The following nucleotide sequence is from Verrucomicrobiia bacterium.
TACGAACGCCTCGTGGACACCTTTCTCGCCAGGTACACCTACGGCGAACACTGGGCCCGCCTGTGGCTCGACCTCGCCCGCTACGCGGATTCCGCCGGCTACGCCGACGATCCTCCACGCACGATCTGGGCGTACCGCGACTACGTGATCCGCGCCTTCAACCGGAACCTTCCCTTCGACCAGTTCACCCTCGAACAACTCGCCGGCGATCTCCTCCCCGACCCGACCGAGGACCAGATCGTCGCCACCGCCTTCCATCGCAACACCATGACCAACAGCGAGGGCGGCACCAGCGACGAGGAGTTCCGCAATGTCGCCGTCGTGGACCGCGTCAACACCACCTTCGATGTCTGGATGGGCACCTCGATGGCCTGCGCCCAATGCCACACCCACAAGTACGACCCCATCACTCAGAAGGAGTACTTCGAGGCCTTCGCCTTCTTCAACAACACCGCCGACGCCGATCGCCCCGACGAGGCCCCCGTCCACGAGTTCTTCACCGAACCCCAGCAGCGCCAGCGCGAACGCATCGAACTCGAATTCGCCGAACTTAATCGCAAGTTCCGCTCCCCCGACCCGGAATGGATCGACGCCGCCCGCACCTGGGCCCGCACCTTCCCCATCGACCTCCCCTGGCGCTCCGCCCGTCCCTCCGCCGCCAGCGCCACCTCGACCGCGCCCATGCAGGTTCTCGACGACGACAGCGTCCTGGTCACACCGCCGGACGAACCCGCCAGGGAAGATGCCTACACGGTCGAACTCCCCTTCGACTCGGCCACCCTCGTCACCGGCCTTCGCCTCGAAGCCCTTCCCCACGAGGCGCTCGACCAGCGCGGCCCCGGACTCGCCGGCGACTTCCGCCTCCGCACGGTCCGCGCCCGGCTGCTCCCCGTCCCCAACCAGCCCGGCCCCTCCGCCCGCTTCATCCGCATCGAACTCCCCGGCCGATCCATCCTCCAACTCGCCGAGGTCGAGGTCTTCAGCAAGGGCGACAACCTCGCCCCCCGCGGCACCGCCACCCAAAGCAGCACCTACGGCGACGCCACCGCCGATCGCGCCATCGACGGCGACACGACACCGCAGTTCGACCACGGCTCGGTGGCCCATACCCGCGAGGAAAACCGCCCATGGTGGGAAGTCGATCTCGGCGCCCCCTACCCCGTCGAACGCATCGTCGTCTGGAACCGGGCCGAGGCCGCCGACCGCCTCAAGGACTTCCGCGTGGTCGCCCTCGATGCCGATCGCCGTCCCGTCTGGGCCCAGGGTGGCAACCCCGTGCCCTCCCCCAGCGCCGCCTTCGATCTCACCGGCCCCCGCACCATCGAATTCGCCACCGCCGCCGCCGACCACAACGCACCCCGGCTCGACGAAGCCCTGGTCGTCGCCGACCGGCCCCGACCGGCCCGCCCCAATCCGCGCCGCGCCTCCGCCGGCGAGAAGGGCTGGGGCATCGGTGACGCCACCGGCCAGGCCCACGCCCTCACCCTCGTCCCCGCCGCCCCGATCGAGATCCCGCCCGGCGCCACCCTCATCCTGACCCTCGAACACAAGGCCGATCCGCCGAACCACGCCCTCGGCCGTTTCCGCCTGGGCTTCACCACCGACGCCCGCGTGGCGGAGGTCGCCACCACCCCCGTCCCCATCCTCGCCGCCCTTCGCATCCCGGAAGACCGCCGGAACGACGCCCAGCACGATACCCTCGTCGATTACTTCCTCCGCCATGTCTCCCCGGGCTGGCAGACGGAACGCGACCGCTGGGCCGAACTCGAACGTCAGCGAGAAGGCATCAAACCGCACACGGTCCCCGTCATGCGCGAACTCGAGGGCGACAAACGCCGCCGCACCCACGTCCAGCTCCGGGGCGATTTCATGCTCCTCGACGAAGAGGTCTCCGAAGGCGTCCCCGCCGCCTGGCATCCCCTCCCCGAAGACGCCCCGCGCAACCGCCTCACCCTCGCCCGCTGGCTGGTCAGCGAGGACAACCCCCTCACCGCGCGCGTCCTCGCCAACCGCTACTGGGAACAGATCTTCGGCCACGGCATCGTCCGCTCGAGCGAGGAGTTCGGTTCCCAGGGCGAGCCGCCCACCCATCCCGAACTCCTCGACTGGCTCGCCTGCCAGGTCATGGCCGACGGCTGGGACCTGAAACAACTCCTTCGCCGTCTCGTCACCAGCGCCACCTACCGCCAGTCCTCACGGGTCACCCCCGAAAACCTCGAGAAGGATCCCGACAATGTCCTCCTCTCCCGCGGACCCCGCTTCCGCCTCGCCGCCGAAGCCATCCGCGACCATGCCCTCGCCTCCGCCGGCCTCCTGAGTTCCAAACGCTACGGACCCTCCGTCCGCCCCGTCCGGCCCAACCTCGACCTGCGCGCCGCCTTCGGTGGCAACCTCGACTGGCAACCCAGCCAGGGCGAGGACCGCTACCGCCGCGGCCTCTACACCGAATGGCGCCGCACCAGTCCCTACCCCTCGATGGCCACCTTCGACGCCCCCAGCCGCGAGGTCTGCACCCTGCGACGCGACCGCTCCAACACCCCCCTCCAGGCCCTCGTCACCCTCAACGATCCCGTCTTCATCGAGGCCGCCCAGGGACTCGCCCGCCGTATGGTCCGCGCCGCCGCCTCCCCCTCCGACCGCATCCGCCACGGCTTCCGTCTCGTCCTCGCCCGCCCCCCCTCCGACCGCGAAATCGAGGAACTCTCGGCCCTCCACGCCGACGTCCGGCAAGGCTTCGCCCACGAATTCGACCGCGCCCGCGCCCTCGCCACCGACCCGCTCGGACCCCCCGATTTCGACATCGACCTCCGCGACCTCGCGGCCTGGACCGCCGTCGCCAATGTCCTCCTCAATCTCGACGAAACCCTGATGAAGCGCTGACCCCATGCACCCGCACCTCGAACGTCTTCAGAACCAGACCCGCCGCCAGTTCCTCCGCTGCGCCGGCCAGTTCAGCCTCGGCGCCATCGCCCTCCAGGAACTCCTTCGCGGCCCCGCCGCCCGCGCCGACCTCGGCGCCTCCGCGCCCTCGCTCGAACGTCCCCTCGATCCCCGTCCCCCCCACTTCGCCCCGCGCGCCAAACGGGTCATCTACCTCCACATGTCCGGTGGACCGCCCCACCTCGACCTCTTCGACTACAAACCCGAACTGGTGAAACGCGACGGACAGCCCTGCCCCGACGCCTTCACCGAAGGCAAACGCTTCGCCTTCACCGGCGGCACGCCCAACCTCATGGGCACCCCCCGCTCCTTCGCCCAATACGGCGACGGCGGCATCTGGATGTCCGACGCCATCCCCAATTTCCACCGCGTCGCCAACGAACTCTGCGTGATCCGGTCGATGAACACCGACCAGTTCAATCACACCCCCGCCGAACTCCTCCTCTACACCGGCTCCCCCCGCCAGGGCCGCCCCAGCATGGGCTCCTGGGTCACCTACGGCCTCGGCTCCGAAAACAGCGACCTCCCCGGCTTCGTCGTCCTCATCTCCAGCGGCGTCCAGCCCAGTGGCGGCGCCAACTGCTGGGGCAGCGGCTTCCTCCCCTCCGTCTTCCAGGGCGTCCAGTGCCGCTCCAAAGGCGATCCCGTCCTCTACGTCTCCGATCCCCCCGGCATGGACCGCGCCCTGCGCCGCCGCACCCTCGATTCCCTCAACCGCCTCAACGCCCTCCAGCTCGCCGAAATGGGCGACCCCGAAACCACCACCCGCATCGCCCAGTACGAACTCGCCTTCCGCATGCAGGCCAGCGTCCCCGAGGTCATGGACATCGGCCGCGAATCCGAGGCCACCCTCGAGGCCTACGGCGCCCAACCCGGCGCCGCCAGCTTCGCCAACAATTGTCTCCTCGCCCGACGCCTCGTCGAACAGGGCGTCCGCTTCGTCCAGCTCTTCGACTGGGGCTGGGACTTCCACGGCACCGGCCCCCAGGAGGACATCCGCAACGGGCTCACCGAGAAAATGCGCCTCACCGACCGCCCCGTCGCCGCCCTCATCGAAGACCTCCGCCAGCGCGGACTCCTCGACGACACCCTCGTCGTCTGGGGCGGCGAATTCGGTCGCACCCCCTTCCGCGAAGGCCGCACCGCCGCCAGCCCCAACCTCGGTCGCGACCATTACCCCGACTGCTTCTCCCTCTTCCTCGCCGGTGGCGGCGTGAAGCCCGGCTTCATGTACGGCGAAACCGACGAACTCGGCTTCTCCGTCGTCACCAACAAGGTCCACATCCACGACCTCCAGGCCACCCTCCTCCACCTCCTCGGCTTCGATCACCGCCGCCTCACCTTCCGCTTCCAGGGACGCGACTACCGCCTCACCGACGTCCATGGCGACGTCGTCCACGACATCCTCGCCTGACCGGCCATCCATGAACTGTTGGTCCCGACATGACCCAACCCACCGCCCTGATCACCGGCGCGTCCCGAGGCATCGGCCGCGGCATTGCCCTCAGCCTCGCGGCCCAAGGCTGGAACCTCGTGCTGAACTATGCGCGTGACGAATCCGCCGCCCGCCGAACCGCCGAGGACTGCACTGCAGCGGCCCGCGATGCCGGCCACACCCTCCGGGTCACCACCCAGCAGGCGGACATCGGTGACGCATCCGACCGCGACCGCCTCGTGCGCGCCGCCCGGGACTTCACCCACTCCTGCGACCTGCTTGTCAACAACGCCGGCGTCGCTCCATCGGTGCGCGCGGATCTTCTGGAAGCCGGTGAGGAAAGCTTCGACCGCCTCGTGCGCATCAATCTCAAAGGCCCCTTCTTCCTCACCCAGCAGATCGCCCGTTGGATGATCGAAGCGCCGCCCGCCCGCCCTGCCAGGATCGTCTTCGTGTCCTCCATCAGCGCCTACACCGCCTCGGTCAATCGCGGCGACTACTGCGTCTCGAAGGCCGGCATCGCCATGCTCAACAAACTCTATGCCGTCCGCCTGGCCCCACACGGCATCGGGGTCTTTGAGGTTCGCCCGGGGATCATTGCCACCGACATGACCGGCCCGGTCCGGGAGAAATACGACCGCCTCATCGCTGACGGCCTCACCCCCATCCGCCGCTGGGGCACCCCGGAAGACGTCGGCAAGGCCGTTGCCTCCATCGCATCCAGCCACTTCCCCTTCAGCACCGGTGAGGTCTTCAATGTGGACGGCGGCTTTCACCTGCGCAGCCTCTGACCCACACCCCAACGGGACTCGCCGCCCGGTTCACGGCGCATCCCGGAGTTGTGGGCAAAGCGGCAGCGAATCGGAGGGACGAGCTCCGCGAGTCCTCAACCCAATGCTCCACACCATTGCAGCCTCGTGGAACTCGGCCCTCCGGGGCCACGCTTCGTGAAGTTCGCACCTGTTCCCACGACACCGGATTGCACGGTCCCGGTTCAACCGCCCCTTCAACGCACTTGCCCAGGCGCCGATTTCCGTCAATTTCGCACCTCTCGCAGTTGCTGTTCTCCGCATGGCCGACGCCGTCGCACAGTCGTGGTCCTGGTTGGGCGGGCTCCGGACATTCGCTTTGGGCCGGCGGCCCGTCTGGACCTTCGTCCGGATCGCCCTCCTTCTCCTCGTCACCTTCGTCCTGCTCAAGTACGTCATCCTCATCCGCCGGATCGAAAGCACCAGCATGGCCCCCACCCTCCGCGAGGGCACCATCCACATCATCAACCGGCTCGCCTACTCCCCCTCCCGCACCCCCGACCGGGGCGACATCGTCGGTGTCCGAACCAGTGGCGTCACCATCATGTACGTGAAGCGCATCGTCGGCCTCCCCGGCGAGACGGTTGCCATCCACCGGGGCGTTGTCCTCATCGATGGCCAACCCCTCGACGAACCCTACGTCGTTCGCCGCCGCCGCGACTGGATGCGCCCGCCTCGTCCCCTCGGCCCCGACGAATACTACGTCATCGGCGACAACCGCTTCATGGACATCTGGCAGCACGACTTCGGAGCCATCGAGGCCCGGCGCATCGTCGGAAAGGTCGTCTGGTGAACCGCCGTCTCCTCACCTTTCTCGTCGCCGCCCTCGTTGGCGTTGGAACCGCCCTGTACCTCCGCGCCCAAAACGATCCTCGTACCCGCGAAATCCGCCGCATCCAGAAGCACCTCCTCCAACTCGCCACGGACGTTTCCTTCACCGAACGCGACACCCCCTTCCAACGCCTCGGATACCCCGGTCGCCTGCCCGACTACTTCACCGATCCCGCCCATTTCCAAATCGCCATTGGCCGCTACCTCGCGGATCAACCCCTTTCCCATGCCGAACTGCGCGACGCCACCACCGCCATCCGGGCCCAGTTCCGCGGTCTCTCCGTCCAGTTTCTCGATATCGTCGTGGAACTGGCCGACCCACCGGACCAAGCCACCGCGCACCTCACCTCCAAGATCTACTTCACAGGGGATGCCGATTACTGGATCCAGGAATTCCGCCTGACCCTCGCCCGCGCCGAGGCCTCCTGGCGCATCCAACACCTCGCCACGCTCCGCACCATGGATCGATGAGAGCCATTCATCCTGCGCCCTTTGCTTAGCAGAATCTCACTACGGCCTTTGCCCCACCGATCCATCGATCCATCCGTTTGTTATCCAATTGCTATTCAATAACTTAAGATGAGTGTTGACATTCGTGTCAACTCGCGTAGAACTCTCTTGTCCGGGCGGCGGAACGTTCTTCAGCGGGGTTCCCCACCCCCACCTCCTTGGCGTCTGTCGCTCGGACAAACCCCTTCTCCCACGCTCCCGACCGTTCATCCGGCTTTTAAGCGCCCCTGACCCCAGCCCTCCGAACTCGTGTCCCGCGTTTCCTTCAGGCCCGATTTCTTGGCGCCCATCTGCGCGTTGCGCGTTGTCCGGAAGGGGCAACGGATCGGGGTCGGGGTCGGGGTCGGGGTCGCTGTCGGAATCGGTATCGAATGGAGCCATCGAGCTTACCGCATCCCGGGACATCGTTCCGGTTCAACTCCGACTCCGACGATCCCCTCGACGTTTCCCTCCACCGATCGCCCCACCCACAACTTGGAGATGCGCCCGTTTCCATTCTCCAGCCCGCTCTCGACTTGGCCCTGCCCGTCGGCGACGCTTGGCCGATGGGCATTCGCCCGCAGGATTTTGACCGCATGCAGGCGAGGGCCCGTAGCATCCGCTCCGGCCCGCGTCCAAATCCTGTCATCGCCTCCCCGCCCCCGCCTGCCCCCTGCCCCGGCAAACCCACCGTCATCCTTGGCATCGATCCGTCCCTTCGTGGAACGGGCTGGGGAGTGATCCGTATCGACGGTCGCACTCCAGTGGCCCTGGCCTCCGGCACGCTCCGCTGCCCAGCCTCCCTCGCCAGGTCCCGCTGCCTCGTCCGCATCGCCGATGGGCTGCGGGAAGCGATACGCCTCCATGCCCCGACCACCTGTGCCATCGAGGCCCTTTTCTTCGCCCAGAACCTGCAGACAGCCCTCCTCATGGGGGAAGCCAGGGGCGCTTGCCTGCTGGCGGCCGCCGAGGCCGGCCTGGACATCCACGAACTCGCTCCCCGCAAGGTCAAACTAGCCATCGTCGGATTCGGCGGCGCTCAGAAAACCGCCGTCGCCCGGATGGTCCAGCGCCTCCTCCATCTCCCGGACATCCCCGACCCCGACGCGGCCGATGCCCTTGCCGTCGCCCTCGCGCATTCCCGCGAACTCTCCCGCTTCACCCGGTCCCTCAGCCGGTCCCGCCTCTGATGCACATGGACCCGCGAACGGCCATCGCCTGGTTTCTCCTTCTCGTCCTGGTCCTCCTCCTGGTCCTGCTGCTGGTCGTCACCGCCTTCGGCGTGGTGCGGCATCTGCGCCGGCTTCGCCAGGACCGGCCGTCGCGGCATCGGCGCCGGACGGATCCCGACGACGAGGACGAAGCGGACTCGCCCGACGGAAGGCGTCCCCTTCCGCGGTCGCGGTCCGGCGACGACGATTGATCCCATTCTTCCCGGCATGATCGATTTCCTTCGCGGCACGCTTCACCATGCCCTGCCCACTCAGGTCTCCGTCGAGGTCGGAGGGGTCGGTTATGAAGTCCTCATACCGGTCTCCTCGTTCGATGCTCTCCCGCCACCAGGTCATGAGGTCCGCCTTCTAACCCACCTCATGGTGCGGGAGGATGCCCATACCCTCTATGGCTTCGCCACCGCACCCGAGCGCGAACTCTTCCGCCTGCTGATCGGAACCGTCTCCGGCATCGGCCCGCGGCTCGCGCTCAACATCCTCAGCGGCATGGCCCCAACCCACTTCCGTGCCGCCGTGGCCCAGCGCGATGTCCGGGCCTTGTCCCAGATCTCCGGCGTCGGAAAGAAGACTGCGGAACGAATCGTCCTCGAACTCAAGGACAAGGTCGGCCAGGTCGCCATCCCTGGCGCCGAGGCTGTCATCCATCCCGAAACCGCGCCCGACCGTCTCGCCCACGACGCGGTCCTGGCCTTGGTGGCCCTCGGATTCAAGCAGGCGGAAGCGATCGAAACCGTCCGGGCAACCCAGGCGCTCCTTGGCCCCCAGGCAAACCTCGAGGAGGTCGTCCGCCGGAGCCTCAAGAAAGGAGCGGCCTGAAGGTGCCTTCCTCCATCGTCTCCAAGCCGTTTGTCCCCTACGCCCCCAGTCCCGCCCAGCGTCTGCTCGCCCGGGCCGTGCGGCGCCTGCTCCTGGTCAATGGCGCCACCCTGCGCTTCCGCCACCACGATCCGCACAACACCCTGCCGCTCCTTCGGACACGCCCGGTGATCTTCGCCACCTGGCACAATCGGGTCACCCTCTCCCTCCTCCTCTATCGACAACTGGTCGATGTCCGGATTCCGGGACGTCGCCTCGCCGCCCTGGTCTCCGCGTCACGCGATGGGGCCCTGCTTTCCGCACTGCTCGACGCGTTCGGCGTGCAACCTGTCCGTGGTTCCACAAGCCGCCGCGGCCCCCAGGCTCTCATCGAACTGGCCTCCTCCGCCCGGCAGGGATTCGATCTCGCCATCACCCCGGATGGTCCGCGGGGCCCTCTGTACCAGGTCCAGCCTGGGGCTGTGGCCATCGCCCGCGTCACCGGCCTTCCCCTGGTTCCCACGGTCGCCAATACCCGATGGAAATGGTCCCTTCGAAGCTGGGATCGGTTCCAACTGCCCCTGCCCTTCGGAATCCACGACCTCCACATCGGAGCACCCCTCTTCGTTCCTCCCGATGATGATCTGCCCCTCGATCACTGGCAGAAGGAACTCCGCCGCCGCCTGATCGAGATCACCCGCGATTGAGCCCCTTCCCCTTCGGGCAATCGTCAGCCCGTTGTCCCCCCGGATGCGGATTCTTCCGTCGCGGCCAAGGGCTGCACGGAAGGTGCCGCCAGCGTCCCCAGCGGATTGCGCTCGAATCCCTCCGCGGCCAGGGCCTCCCGCCATAAGGCGATCCATCCCCGCACGGCATGGATGTCCAGCCGCCGATGCCGTGCCCCATACCGCGCCAGGTTCCCGTCGGCGAGCCGGAACAACGCCTCGGCCGGCCGCAACCGGCCCTTCTGCAAGTGCACAAACGCCCCGGCGAGCTGGATCAACCCCTTGTAAAACCCATCGTCCGCCCCGCCCCGTTCCCGCAGCCACAACGCCTCCAGCACGTCGTGCGCCTCGTAGTACTCGCCCCGGTTGAAGCAGGCGAACCACCCCGCGTAATGCGGGTCCAACCCGTCCGCCCCCTCCACCCTTAAATGCCCGATCCGGTCCGCCTTCGACACGACACCCCCTACATCCGTTCCACCAGTCGCTCCATGACGTCCTCCCGCTCGATCATCGAGCGGATCAGCCGGAACTGCTTCCGGCAACGGTCGAGGTTGTGCTGCTCCCGGTGAATCCGGAAATACGCATCCCCCTCGAGATAATCCGTCAGGAACCGGATCCCGATGGTGAAGGTGATCAGCCTGCCGGAAAGCACCAGCAACCGTCGCTCCCCGGCTGTCAGGAATTCCCCCGCCGCCTCCAGATAGCCGCGCAGCAGCGCTTCAAACATCGGCATCTCGAGCTCGACCCGGTCCAGGTACATCTCGTCCTCCGCCGTCCGGCTTGTGGTCGTGCGCACCATGTCCCCGAAATCGTACAGCACCAACCCCGGCATCACCGTGTCCAGATCCACCACGCACATCGCCTCCCCGGTTGCCTCGTCCAGCAGCACGTTGTTGAACTTGGTGTCGTTGTGCGTCACCCGCACCGGCACCCTGCCCTGCGCCTCGGCCTCCACCAAGGCCGGCACCATGGCCTCCAGCGACCGCGCAAACTCGATCTCCGCCCTCGCCGTGTGCGCCCGGTTGAACTCGTCCCGCTCCACCGCCGCCAGCAGCCGCTCATACCGCTTCGGCGTGTGGTGGAAATCCGGGATCGTCGTGACCAACTGGTCCGCCGGCAGATCCGCCAGCAGACTCTGGAACCGCCCGAACGCCAGCCCCGCCTGGTACGCCTGCCTCGGCTCCTCCACGGCGTCGTGGCTCCGCACCCCCTCCACCAGGATGAACGTCCTCCAGAACACCCCGTCGCCGTCGATGTGGTGAAATCCCCCGTCCCGCGCCGGCACCGCCTGCAGCACCCGACGCGGAATCTGGTCCAGACCCCGGTCCGCCAGCCGCCGCCGCACATGCTCCGTCACCCGCACCACGTTCCGCATCAGCCCCGACGGGTCCCGGAACACATGCGTGTTCACCGTCTGGTGAACCACCCGGAACGGCGTCCCGAAGTGCCTGTACGTGGCCGCGAAGGTCTCATTGATGTGCCCGATCTTGATCCGGTATCCCTCGTGGTAATCCCCGGGGATCTGGAACTGCCTTCCCACCGCGCTCAGCCGCGCGTGCTCTTCCGGCGTCATGTCTCGTTCAATGGGTTGAACCCCGCGGCGCCCTTACATCCCCATGATCTGGTACCCGCAGTCCACGTAGATCACCTGCCCGGTGATCGCCGCCGCGCCGTCGCTGGCCAGGAACACCCCGGTCGCCCCCAGCTCGTCCGGCAGCACGTTCCGCCGCAGCGGCGCATGCGCCTCGTAGTGCTTCACCATGTCGGTGAATCCCGCGATGCCCCGCGCCGCCAGGGTGTTCACCGGGCCCGCGCTGATGCAGTTCACCCGCACCCTCGCCGGACCAAGATCGTACGCGAGATACCGGGTGCTGGCTTCCAGCGCCGCCTTGGCCACCCCCATCACGTTGTAATGCGGCACGACCTTCTCCGCCCCGTAATAGCTCATCGCCACAATGCTTCCCCCCTGCCCCATCAGCGGCGCCGCCGCCCGCGCCAGCGCCACCAGCGAATAGGCGCTGATGTCGTGCGCCATCCGGAATGCCTCCCGGCGGGTGTCCACAAACCGCCCCTCCAGCGCCTCCCTCGGCGCGAAGGCCACGCTGTGCAACAGCAGATCCAGCCGCCCCCAACGTTCCTTCACCGCGCCGAACACCGCCTCTATCTGCTCATCCTGCGTCACATCGCACGGCAGGATCATCGTGTCCGCCCCGAACGTCCCGGCCAGCTCCTCCACGTTCTCGCGCAACCGCTCCCCCTGGTAGGTGAAGGCCAGCGTCGCCCCCTCCCGGTGCCATGCCTGCGCGATCGCCCACGCGATCGACCGCTTGTTCGCCACGCCGAATACCAGCCCGATCTTGCCTCTCAACTGTGCCATGTTCGTGTCGGTACGTTGTCCGGCCACCTTCGCCGACCCCCACCCGGCCCCGCAAGCGCCACGATCGCCCTCCCCGAGCCGTCACAAAAACGGCGTGAACAGCCGCGCGACCCCGTCCCACAACCGCACCCCCATCGATCGACCGTCCACCTCCGCCAGGGTCACCTCCCGCGCCCGCGCCCGCTTCTCCTCCACCACCGCCTCCAATCGCCCCGCCAGTGCCGTGTCGTAACTCTCAACATTGAACTCGAAATTCAACCGCAGGCTCCGCGGATCCCAGTTCGCCGACCCGAACATCGCCCATGCCCCGTCCACCACCATCAGCTTGGTGTGATCGAAGGGCGGCGGACTCAGCCAGATCCGGCACCCATGCTCCAGAACCTGCCACCAGTGCGCCCGCGACGCCCCATGCACCACCGGCAGGTTGCTCCGCGACGGCAGCACAATGTCCACCCGAACCCCTCTCATCGCCGCCACATTCAAGGCCGCAATGAGCGCCGCCTCGGGCAGGAAATAGGGCGTCACGATACGCACCGACTCCTTCGCCGCACTCAACGCCGCCAGCAGAACCCAACGCATCTGGTCCAGATCCTCGTCCGGGCCGTCCGCAATCCCCCGCGCCGCCACCGGCCCCCTTTCCGGCAACGCGGGAAACCAGGTCTCGCCGCGCAACGCCTCCCCGGTGGTGAACTGCCAGTCCTCCGCAAACGCCTCCTGCAGGTGCGCCACCACGGGCCCTTCCAGCCGAAAATGAACGTCCCGCACCGGCCGGCGCGGTCGCCGCCCGAGCCAGTGACCCATCCGCAGGTTCATCCCCCCGGTAAACCCCACTCTCCCATCCACCACCACGATCTTCCGGTGATTCCGCAGGTTCATCGACAACACCCGCCGGATCGGAAACAGCCTCAGAAACCTCGCATGGCGCACCCCCTCCCGCCGCAAGGTGCCCAGGATGGGCGGCCACGAGTACCGCACTCCCGTCGCGTCGATCAACACCCGTACCTCCACTCCCCGGCGAACCGCCTCCCCCAATTCCCGTGCCAACTCGAGTCCCACCGCGTCCGCATCGAAGATATAAGTGCAGACGGCAATCGATCGCTGCGCACCCCGGATGGCCTCAAGCAGGAACGGAAAGGCCTCGTCACCGTCAATCAGCGGTTCCACCCGGTTGCCCCGCACCAGCGGTCGGCTGGCCACCCGGTCCACCGTTCGGGCCAGATCCTCGAGGTGTTCCCGCCCGTCCCCCAGAAGTTCCGTCAACTGCTCCGCCCGGCATCGCGCCGTCGGTTCCTCCGCCGCCACCCGTTGCATGTCCGCCCGCAGCGACACCGCCCACCGCCGGATCCGATTGACCCCCAGGATGGAATACAGGAGCGCCCCCACCACCGGTAGCAGCCATACCAAACCGATCCACAGCGTCGCCGCCCTCGGATCCCGCTTGTAGGCCAGTGCATGACCCGACGCCCAAATGGCCAGGATCAACCCGACAGCCAGCACCCCGTACTCCCACGCCAGTGCCGCTTCCGCCCACCACGCCATGACCCGGACCCTAACCGGATTCCTCCGCTGCGCGCACCGAAATGCGTCCGGCGCCTCCCAAATCCGTTCCCCACAACCTCACCACCACTGTCGGGATGAGATCCAAGCGCCCCGGGATGCCCTTCCATTGCTGCTGACATTAACCCCGACCCCGTTCGGGTCGGCCTGGTCAACGATTTCACCTTTCGCCTCTTGCCTCCGCGGCCACCCGCCCCCCTTGACCGCCGACAAGCTCTTCGGCCGCAGCCAGTTGGGCTCGCTCTGAGGCATTGGGGCAACCCAGGGGCAACCGCCAAAATTAAAACGCCTGACTTATTAAACGGCTGTCAACTTCAATGCGCCTGACCGACTATCTATTTGTGTCAACTGCAACCAGACTGCTGACTATTTTGCTGACCTTCTCGACGCTACGGTCACGGTCAACTTCAGTGCGCCTGTCCATTTGTTTGATCTCGCCGGGCAGGCGAACTCGCGGGTCAACTCAAGTCGGCTACTCCCTCCGTCTCCGACGCCTTCTGCCAGAGATCAGCCGACTCAACCAACCGTACGCTGGAACGTCGTGGATCCCAGGGTTGTGGAGAGGGGCGAACTTCGCCAAGCGTGGCATCGGCGGGCCGGGTTCCCCGAGGCCGCAAAGGCGGGGCGCTTTGGGTTGTTGACTCGCGGAGCTCGTCCCTTCCATCCGCTCCCCCTTCACCCACAACCCTGGGAAACACCCGGCTGGAACGCCCGGCGGGAGCCGAGGCTTGCCTACCCTCGGGCTTC
It contains:
- a CDS encoding PLDc N-terminal domain-containing protein, whose translation is MAWWAEAALAWEYGVLAVGLILAIWASGHALAYKRDPRAATLWIGLVWLLPVVGALLYSILGVNRIRRWAVSLRADMQRVAAEEPTARCRAEQLTELLGDGREHLEDLARTVDRVASRPLVRGNRVEPLIDGDEAFPFLLEAIRGAQRSIAVCTYIFDADAVGLELARELGEAVRRGVEVRVLIDATGVRYSWPPILGTLRREGVRHARFLRLFPIRRVLSMNLRNHRKIVVVDGRVGFTGGMNLRMGHWLGRRPRRPVRDVHFRLEGPVVAHLQEAFAEDWQFTTGEALRGETWFPALPERGPVAARGIADGPDEDLDQMRWVLLAALSAAKESVRIVTPYFLPEAALIAALNVAAMRGVRVDIVLPSRSNLPVVHGASRAHWWQVLEHGCRIWLSPPPFDHTKLMVVDGAWAMFGSANWDPRSLRLNFEFNVESYDTALAGRLEAVVEEKRARAREVTLAEVDGRSMGVRLWDGVARLFTPFL